One window of the Salvia miltiorrhiza cultivar Shanhuang (shh) chromosome 6, IMPLAD_Smil_shh, whole genome shotgun sequence genome contains the following:
- the LOC130990527 gene encoding protein FAR1-RELATED SEQUENCE 5-like: protein MYHKEPAIVFSDQDIAIMNAVDYIFRQASHRLCKWHINKNVVKHFGKLNQDKYFKNLWYKCMNGCESEEQFDSCWTRMIEEHNLSENKWFCTMHNLRKRWSSAFTCDKFSRGLHATSRSEVTNKVLKELCSTTSTLHDFVIGFERMQKSWRTREYEEDALCRGMPGMLVQITSILQQVGEVCTRSVFKLFEYEAVNCISIDLTEEPPDLNDKTLEFKLSSRTSMTGIRVVKINQFTKFGSCSCHLWETDGIICRNLFRVYLHFNQHRIPDAMLLNRWRKDSKQRIALCDKLFDSAGPNRFNNMVFGNHNTKHVHDLLTEYKDDSSCRAMIHESITKLIDAVQSSSGQRMDNTMDTGVEQCFKEPLVRPIKNLVSLKKRPYRRMRLSKDRETRGYDGTSTLDTMQEAAETDEAIRRTQQGSDQGYYPSFDDSLDRFYVD from the exons ATGTACCACAAAGAGCCAGCCATTGTGTTCTCGGACCAAGACATAGCTATCATGAACGCTGTTGACTACATTTTTCGACAAGCGTCACATAGACTTTGTAAATGGCATATCAACAAGAATGTTGTGAAGCATTTTGGGAAACTTAATCAGgataaatatttcaaaaatttgtGGTACAAGTGTATGAACGGCTGCGAGAGTGAGGAACAGTTTGACAGTTGTTGGACTAGAATGATTGAGGAGCACAATTTGTCCGAGAACAAATGGTTTTGTACCATGCATAACTTGAGGAAGCGTTGGTCTTCTGCATTCACTTGCGATAAATTTTCTAGAGGTTTACACGCCACGTCTCGAAGTGAAGTGACCAACAAAGTTCTTAAAGAGTTATGCTCGACAACATCCACATTGCATGATTTCGTCATTGGTTTCGAGAGGATGCAGAAATCTTGGCGTACTAGAGAGTATGAAGAGGATGCACTTTGTCGGGGCATGCCTGGAATGTTAGTGCAAATAACAAGCATTCTTCAGCAGGTGGGCGAGGTTTGTACTAGGAGTGTGTTCAAGCTGTTTGAGTATGAAGCAGTGAATTGTATTTCGATCGATTTGACCGAAGAACCCCCTGATTTGAATGATAAGACGTTGGAGTTCAAGTTGTCTTCAAGGACATCGATGACAGGTATCCGTGTCGTGAAAATTAATCAGTTTACTAAGTTTGGCTCTTGTTCATGTCATTTGTGGGAGACGGACGGCATTATTTGCCGGAACCTTTTTAGGGTGTACCTTCACTTTAACCAGCATCGAATTCCTGATGCAATGTTATTGAATCGTTGGAGGAAAGATTCGAAACAGCGGATTGCTTTGTGTGATAAGCTGTTTGACTCGGCAGGCCCAAATCGGTTCAATAATATGGTTTTTGGTAACCACAACACTAAGCATGTGCACGACCTATTAACGGAATACAAGGATGATAGCAGTTGTAGAGCAATGATACATGAGTCTATTACCAAGTTGATAGATGCAGTGCAAAGTTCGAGCGGCCAGAGGATGGATAATACAATGGATACAGGCGTTGAGCAATGCTTCAAAGAGCCGTTGGTTCGGCCTATAAAGAATCTTGTTTCACTGAAGAAGCGTCCATATCGCCGAATGCGATTAAGCAAAGACCGTGAAACTCGAGGATACGATGGCACGAGCACTTTGGATACGATGCAAGAGGCGGCTG AGACTGACGAAGCCATAAGAAGAACTCAACAGGGTAGTGATCAAGGATATTATCCAAGTTTTGACGATAGCCTTGATCGGTTTTATGTCGATTAG